The following proteins come from a genomic window of Nostoc sp. TCL26-01:
- a CDS encoding Uma2 family endonuclease — protein MFSSPLVIELPSSMQMTDEQFFEFCQVNRDLRIERNQFGQISIMPPTVSETGNREFNILGQLWFWSEKDGTGICFSSSAGFTLSTGAERSPDAAWIKLERWNNLSPAQKQGFAPICPDFVIELRSPSDNLPTLKNKMAEYMREPGIQLGLLIDRQQRQVYLYRPGQPEECLDHPDTVSCEPVLTGFVLHMSKVW, from the coding sequence ATGTTTTCATCTCCTTTGGTAATAGAACTTCCGTCATCCATGCAAATGACAGATGAACAATTCTTCGAGTTCTGTCAGGTAAATCGTGACCTACGTATTGAGCGAAATCAATTTGGACAGATATCAATTATGCCTCCTACTGTTTCAGAGACAGGTAATCGAGAATTTAATATTTTAGGACAGCTATGGTTTTGGTCAGAAAAAGATGGTACAGGTATTTGTTTTAGCTCCAGTGCAGGATTTACATTATCAACAGGTGCAGAACGTTCTCCTGATGCGGCTTGGATAAAACTAGAACGGTGGAATAATCTTTCACCCGCACAAAAGCAAGGTTTTGCTCCCATCTGTCCTGATTTTGTAATTGAACTCAGATCCCCCAGTGATAATTTGCCTACTCTAAAAAACAAGATGGCAGAATATATGAGGGAACCGGGAATACAATTAGGCTTGTTAATTGACCGCCAACAACGTCAAGTTTATCTTTATCGTCCTGGTCAACCAGAGGAATGTTTAGATCATCCCGACACAGTTAGCTGTGAACCAGTTTTAACCGGATTTGTTTTGCATATGAGTAAAGTTTGGTAG
- a CDS encoding peroxiredoxin, whose product MALRLGDTVPNFTQASTHGDIDFYEWAGDSWVVLFSHPADYTPVCTTELGTVAKLKPEFDKRNVKAIALSVDNVESHNGWVGDIEETQNTTLNYPILADADRKVSDLYDMIHPNANAALTVRSVFVIDPNKKLRLSFTYPPSTGRNFDELLRVIDSLQLTDNYSVATPADWKDGDKVVIVPSLKDPEVLKEKFPKGYEVVKPYLRLTPQPNK is encoded by the coding sequence ATGGCTCTCCGTCTTGGTGATACAGTACCCAACTTTACGCAAGCCTCTACACATGGCGACATAGATTTTTATGAATGGGCGGGAGACAGCTGGGTTGTGCTGTTTTCTCATCCTGCTGACTATACCCCAGTTTGCACAACTGAACTAGGCACAGTAGCTAAACTCAAACCAGAATTTGACAAACGCAACGTCAAAGCGATCGCTCTGAGCGTTGATAATGTAGAATCTCACAATGGTTGGGTTGGTGATATCGAAGAAACCCAAAACACCACCCTCAACTACCCCATTTTGGCAGATGCAGATCGTAAAGTTTCCGACCTTTACGACATGATTCATCCCAATGCTAATGCAGCTTTAACAGTGCGATCAGTTTTTGTCATTGATCCCAACAAAAAACTGCGTCTTAGCTTCACCTATCCCCCCAGCACCGGACGTAACTTTGACGAACTGTTGCGAGTAATTGATTCTCTGCAACTCACAGATAACTACAGCGTCGCCACCCCAGCTGACTGGAAAGACGGCGATAAAGTTGTCATTGTCCCTTCCCTCAAAGATCCCGAAGTGTTGAAAGAAAAATTCCCCAAAGGTTATGAAGTAGTTAAACCCTACCTACGTTTAACTCCCCAACCTAACAAGTAA
- a CDS encoding VWA domain-containing protein, which produces MILKGSSLSTRLAAVLGILLLTACNSDANSVDNFTGLKIKVLVGSALGDFCNQAAKNFNATQPKLDNGTAFRVQCESEGSGDVVTKLVALTTQLKNGTVQADAADFPTIISLDGDIYHNQLIYRINQISPGQNYIPNITDAPLLANTPMVFMAQPDVAGGLRKVPDPYKALVTAKTHRDIDPASPPLKVNYVHTAPTRSNSGLQTLVAQYVSVSGKRPENLTIADVQTFQPQIQQIQSKITRYGISTNSLAQAMVKNGPFWASVGSVYESSVIAANSNLPPGQQRYEAVYPQVTFTSNMRAIVPNAPWVSADEKAGAEKFITYWRSPDTQKIATDLGLRPGTPGVALGAKFSPEFGVVAQAKYDSLRPPKPEVVDAMLKSWQEASKKPSLVVVVVDSSGSMEGNKLPAVQSTLQNYINNLGAKEQIALIDFDSQIRPPVLVDGTPQGRDRGLQFISGLSADGGTRLYDAAIEARNWLQQNLRKDAINAVLILTDGEDSGSQTSLDQLSAELKKSGFSSDKRIGFFTVGYGNEGEFNADALKKIAELNGGYYSKGDPETISRLMGDLQVEF; this is translated from the coding sequence ATGATTCTCAAAGGGTCTTCGTTAAGTACGCGCCTAGCAGCAGTCTTGGGTATCCTGTTACTAACTGCTTGTAACAGCGATGCTAACTCAGTAGATAATTTTACGGGTTTGAAAATTAAAGTTTTGGTGGGTAGTGCTTTAGGAGACTTTTGTAACCAAGCCGCAAAAAATTTTAATGCAACGCAACCAAAATTAGACAACGGTACAGCTTTTCGGGTGCAATGTGAGTCTGAGGGTAGCGGTGATGTGGTGACTAAGTTGGTGGCTTTGACCACTCAGCTAAAAAATGGCACAGTGCAAGCTGATGCAGCAGATTTTCCCACAATTATTTCTCTCGATGGAGATATATATCACAATCAGCTAATCTACCGTATTAATCAGATTTCTCCAGGGCAAAACTACATCCCCAACATTACCGACGCGCCTTTGCTAGCCAATACCCCAATGGTATTTATGGCACAACCGGATGTAGCCGGAGGGTTGCGAAAAGTTCCTGACCCTTATAAGGCTTTAGTAACGGCGAAAACTCACCGGGATATTGACCCAGCTTCACCACCGTTAAAAGTTAATTACGTCCATACTGCACCGACTCGTTCTAATTCTGGGTTACAAACACTGGTTGCACAATATGTCAGCGTATCTGGAAAACGTCCGGAAAATTTAACAATCGCAGATGTGCAAACTTTCCAACCACAAATTCAGCAAATCCAAAGTAAGATTACTCGCTACGGTATTTCCACCAATTCTTTGGCGCAAGCGATGGTGAAGAATGGCCCATTTTGGGCTTCGGTGGGTTCGGTATACGAGTCTAGCGTGATTGCAGCTAATTCTAACTTGCCACCAGGGCAACAACGCTATGAGGCAGTTTACCCTCAAGTAACCTTTACATCGAATATGCGGGCAATTGTTCCGAATGCGCCTTGGGTGAGTGCTGATGAAAAGGCTGGTGCAGAGAAGTTTATCACTTATTGGCGATCGCCTGATACGCAAAAAATTGCCACGGATTTAGGTCTGCGTCCAGGAACTCCGGGAGTGGCTTTGGGTGCTAAGTTTTCCCCAGAATTTGGGGTGGTAGCACAAGCCAAGTATGATTCTTTAAGACCTCCCAAGCCAGAGGTGGTAGACGCAATGTTGAAATCTTGGCAAGAAGCGTCGAAGAAACCATCATTAGTGGTGGTGGTGGTAGATTCTTCTGGTTCAATGGAGGGAAATAAGTTACCAGCCGTACAGAGTACTTTGCAAAATTACATTAATAATTTGGGTGCAAAAGAGCAAATTGCTTTGATTGATTTTGATTCGCAGATTCGTCCACCTGTATTAGTTGATGGTACTCCCCAAGGACGCGATCGCGGTTTGCAATTTATTAGCGGACTCAGTGCTGATGGGGGGACAAGATTATATGATGCTGCTATTGAAGCGCGCAATTGGTTACAGCAAAATCTGCGGAAAGATGCGATTAATGCTGTGTTGATATTAACTGATGGTGAGGATTCTGGTTCACAAACTTCTTTAGATCAGCTATCAGCAGAATTGAAGAAAAGTGGATTTTCTAGTGACAAAAGGATTGGATTTTTTACAGTTGGTTATGGGAATGAGGGGGAGTTTAATGCTGATGCTTTGAAAAAAATTGCTGAGTTGAATGGGGGGTATTATTCTAAGGGTGATCCGGAGACGATTTCGCGGTTGATGGGGGATTTACAGGTGGAATTTTAA
- a CDS encoding Uma2 family endonuclease: protein MFSSPLVLELPPSMQMTDEQFFEFCQVNRDLRIERDRCGHISIIPPTGSETGNREFNIAVQLGIWTEQDGTGIAFSSSTGFTLSTGAERSPDASWMKLERWNTLSSEQKKRFAPICPDFIIELRSPSDNLQPLKDKILEYMREPGVQLGFLIDRKQRQVYIYRPGQPAECLENSDTVKCEPVLPGFVLHMSKVW from the coding sequence ATGTTTTCATCCCCTTTGGTACTAGAACTTCCGCCATCCATGCAAATGACAGATGAACAGTTCTTCGAGTTCTGTCAGGTAAACCGTGACCTACGTATTGAGCGAGATAGATGCGGACACATATCAATTATCCCACCTACAGGTTCAGAAACAGGAAATCGAGAATTTAATATCGCTGTACAGCTAGGAATTTGGACAGAACAAGATGGTACAGGAATAGCGTTTAGTTCTAGTACAGGATTTACTTTATCCACGGGTGCGGAACGCTCCCCCGATGCTTCCTGGATGAAATTAGAACGGTGGAATACTCTCTCGTCTGAACAAAAAAAACGATTTGCACCAATTTGTCCAGATTTTATCATTGAATTGCGATCGCCAAGCGATAATCTCCAACCCCTGAAAGATAAAATTCTGGAATACATGAGGGAACCAGGAGTACAATTAGGTTTTTTGATTGACCGCAAACAACGTCAAGTTTATATTTATCGTCCTGGTCAACCAGCAGAATGTTTAGAGAATTCTGACACAGTTAAATGTGAACCAGTGTTACCCGGATTTGTTTTGCATATGAGTAAAGTTTGGTAG
- a CDS encoding dynamin family protein, translating to MPQQYEGYGSLVDTLKSATKLLDLERNSRLNQDVISICNYLKNPNFRIAVFGPFNHGKSTLLNAMLGTRTLPIDLIPTTGAAISVKYGSDVRTRIMLVDGTEIYRSGTEVLQTYAILDGNRQMRNDVASVEVFCPHPFLETGVEFVDLPGTNDREEQDKLIKEQLLGADLVVQLLDARKLMTLGERENLRDWLLDRGIKTVIFVANFLNLLEIEEQKQVQNRLLFVAESFRAELPPGFSNLYRVDALPALRARLKGDVAAASSSGLAAFEAALQNIVGILQQNRGGVRLPRVQAIASQIQLSLKHKIDPLRLEIQAIDDKQNAKLQIKQKAQNLIKQGFTTSISELRDWLALPQLLAKYQADAAVALAENNFKSWQVLKLKKDLHDLQLAVVKWLYQAYEFFQAERPEDLFITLPSEPIITIPPKPNHNDTWSEPGSIAVGGGIGWLLGGPVGAAVVGSISYLLNKNVQQQDEKSAHESYHQQVAKICISATEDYFAQLSYQGLSILDEYERHSERVIYFQVSQEALELTRKREDLNKLQNGFNQLLSELAKAKINSQYHPYTEIPKPQPTQQASVQQPERVYASPPRNTTSEPPKATTTKKVEPPPKATPSPNPQELDAKFYRWELDEEIAQMKAQMRSPGFQNGKQQKTPSQKPKNSGEKDKIIRAYTTLGLKQGASLADIKQAYRTLVKKWHPDLFVGNSQLQKQAQEKMHLVNEAYTILSDGNS from the coding sequence ATGCCACAGCAGTATGAAGGTTATGGAAGTTTAGTAGATACTCTCAAATCAGCAACTAAGTTATTAGATTTAGAGCGTAATTCCCGGCTAAATCAAGATGTGATATCTATATGTAATTATCTAAAGAATCCTAACTTTCGTATTGCGGTATTCGGGCCTTTTAATCATGGTAAATCGACTCTACTAAATGCCATGTTGGGAACTCGGACTTTACCCATTGATTTGATTCCCACTACAGGCGCGGCGATTAGTGTTAAATATGGTTCAGATGTTAGAACTCGGATTATGTTGGTAGATGGTACGGAAATCTATCGCAGTGGTACAGAAGTTTTACAAACATACGCCATTCTTGATGGAAATAGACAGATGCGAAATGATGTTGCATCTGTGGAGGTTTTTTGTCCTCATCCGTTTTTAGAAACTGGTGTCGAGTTTGTGGATTTACCAGGAACTAATGATAGAGAAGAACAAGATAAATTAATCAAAGAGCAACTTTTAGGTGCAGATTTAGTTGTGCAGTTACTAGATGCACGCAAATTAATGACTTTGGGAGAACGAGAAAATTTACGCGATTGGTTGTTAGATAGAGGAATTAAAACTGTTATTTTTGTGGCGAATTTTCTGAATTTACTGGAAATAGAAGAACAAAAACAGGTACAAAATCGACTGCTGTTTGTTGCAGAAAGTTTTCGTGCTGAATTACCACCAGGGTTTAGTAATTTATATCGGGTTGATGCTTTACCAGCCTTGAGAGCAAGGTTAAAGGGTGATGTGGCTGCGGCGAGTAGTAGCGGTTTAGCAGCTTTTGAAGCGGCTTTGCAAAATATTGTGGGGATTTTACAACAAAATCGCGGTGGTGTGAGGTTGCCGAGAGTGCAGGCGATCGCTTCCCAAATTCAACTATCATTAAAGCATAAAATTGACCCGCTTCGTCTGGAAATTCAAGCCATAGATGACAAACAAAATGCTAAATTGCAAATTAAACAAAAAGCACAAAATTTAATTAAACAAGGTTTTACTACTAGTATTTCAGAGTTACGGGATTGGCTAGCTTTACCTCAATTACTTGCTAAATATCAAGCTGATGCGGCTGTTGCATTGGCAGAAAATAACTTTAAATCTTGGCAAGTTCTCAAGCTAAAAAAAGATTTACATGATTTACAATTAGCTGTAGTCAAATGGCTTTATCAAGCTTATGAGTTTTTTCAAGCAGAACGGCCAGAAGATTTATTCATAACTTTACCCAGTGAACCAATCATTACAATACCCCCAAAGCCAAATCATAATGACACCTGGAGTGAACCAGGTTCAATCGCTGTAGGTGGTGGTATAGGTTGGTTATTGGGAGGGCCTGTAGGTGCGGCTGTGGTGGGAAGTATTTCTTATTTGTTAAATAAGAATGTGCAGCAGCAAGATGAAAAATCAGCACATGAATCTTATCATCAACAAGTTGCCAAAATTTGTATATCTGCAACTGAGGATTATTTTGCTCAACTCAGCTATCAAGGTTTATCAATCTTAGATGAATATGAGCGTCACTCTGAACGAGTCATCTATTTTCAAGTCAGTCAAGAAGCACTAGAATTGACTAGAAAACGGGAAGATTTAAATAAATTACAAAATGGGTTTAATCAATTATTGAGTGAATTAGCAAAAGCCAAAATAAATTCTCAATATCATCCCTACACAGAAATACCAAAACCTCAGCCAACACAACAAGCATCTGTCCAACAGCCAGAAAGAGTTTACGCTTCCCCACCAAGAAATACTACTAGCGAACCACCGAAAGCAACAACTACTAAAAAAGTAGAACCGCCACCAAAAGCTACTCCTTCTCCTAATCCACAAGAATTAGATGCAAAGTTTTATAGATGGGAATTAGATGAAGAAATAGCACAAATGAAAGCACAAATGCGTTCTCCCGGTTTTCAAAATGGTAAGCAGCAAAAAACTCCTAGTCAAAAACCGAAAAACTCAGGAGAAAAAGATAAAATTATCCGCGCTTATACAACTTTAGGATTAAAACAAGGTGCTTCTTTAGCGGATATCAAACAAGCTTACAGAACTTTAGTTAAAAAATGGCATCCAGATTTATTTGTTGGTAACTCACAGTTACAAAAACAAGCACAAGAGAAGATGCACTTAGTTAATGAAGCTTATACAATTTTGTCAGATGGAAATAGTTAA
- a CDS encoding dynamin family protein, producing the protein MVNQVASDRFIQDLERVAQVRSEIAVCLNKLSDTITQAELDGDTSSGKLSLERDLADIAVASKNLQKGVFRLLVLGDMKRGKSTFLNALIGENLLPSDVNPCTAVLTVLRYGAEKTVTIHFNDGKSPQTLDFQSFKYKYTIDPSEAKKLEQEKKQAFPDVDYAIVEYPLSFLEKGIEIVDSPGLNDTEARNELSLGYVNNCHAILFVMRASQPCTLGERRYLENYIKGRGLSVFFLVNAWDQVKESLIDPDDAEELKASENRLRQVFRANLSEYCFVDGQDIYDERVFELSSIQALRRRLKDSHADLSGTGFPEFMGALNTFLTRERAIAELRQVRTLSRQAVNHTREAIARRIPLLDQDVNELKKRIDSVEPEFNKLTNIRDQFQKEILTTRDSQSRAISESFRSYVLGLGNTFENDFLRYQPELNILDFLSSGKREAFNAALQKAFEEYITDKFAAWTLTAEKDINTAFRELSRSASKYGASYSQVTDQITEKLTGQKVKVNATTTTEDDNSPGWAKWAMGLLSLSRGNLAGVALAGAGFDWKNILLNYFTVIGIGGIITAVTGVFLGPIGFALLGLGVGFLQADQARKELVKTAKKELVKYLPQVAHEQSQTVYDAVKECFDAYEREVSKRINDDITARKSELDNLLKQKETREINREGELNRLKNLQEDVIAQLQKIEAAYSGLLAYYR; encoded by the coding sequence ATGGTTAATCAAGTCGCCAGTGATAGATTTATCCAAGATTTAGAGCGTGTTGCTCAAGTACGTTCAGAAATTGCCGTTTGTTTAAACAAACTATCTGACACAATTACCCAAGCTGAACTTGACGGTGACACATCATCAGGAAAGCTAAGTTTAGAAAGAGATTTAGCAGATATTGCTGTCGCTAGTAAAAATCTGCAAAAAGGTGTATTTCGCCTATTAGTTTTAGGCGATATGAAACGGGGTAAAAGCACATTTCTCAATGCTTTAATTGGGGAAAACTTGCTACCTAGTGATGTTAATCCTTGTACGGCAGTATTGACAGTTTTGCGCTATGGTGCAGAGAAGACAGTAACAATCCATTTTAATGATGGCAAGAGTCCACAAACTTTAGATTTTCAAAGTTTTAAATATAAATATACAATTGATCCATCTGAAGCTAAAAAGTTAGAACAAGAAAAGAAACAAGCATTTCCTGATGTTGATTACGCAATTGTTGAATATCCTTTAAGTTTCTTAGAGAAAGGCATTGAAATTGTTGATAGTCCTGGATTAAATGATACGGAAGCACGCAACGAATTATCTCTAGGTTATGTGAATAACTGTCATGCGATTTTATTTGTCATGCGAGCTTCTCAACCTTGTACTTTAGGTGAACGTCGCTATTTAGAAAATTACATTAAAGGTAGAGGCTTATCAGTTTTCTTCTTAGTTAATGCTTGGGATCAGGTAAAAGAATCCTTAATTGATCCAGACGATGCAGAAGAATTAAAAGCCTCTGAAAATAGACTCAGACAAGTTTTTAGAGCTAATTTAAGTGAATATTGCTTTGTCGATGGACAAGACATTTATGATGAAAGAGTGTTTGAACTTTCATCGATTCAAGCATTGCGACGACGGTTGAAAGATTCCCATGCAGATTTATCAGGGACTGGCTTTCCTGAGTTTATGGGAGCGCTAAATACTTTTCTAACTAGAGAAAGAGCGATCGCTGAACTACGACAAGTCAGAACATTATCGAGACAAGCTGTTAATCATACCCGCGAAGCCATTGCCAGACGTATACCATTACTCGATCAAGATGTTAATGAATTGAAGAAGCGTATTGATTCTGTAGAACCAGAATTTAACAAACTAACGAATATTCGAGATCAGTTTCAAAAAGAAATTCTTACTACCAGAGATAGCCAATCTAGAGCCATATCGGAATCATTCCGTAGTTACGTACTAGGCTTAGGAAATACCTTTGAAAATGATTTCTTACGCTATCAACCAGAATTAAATATTTTGGATTTTCTCAGTAGTGGTAAACGAGAAGCATTTAATGCCGCACTGCAAAAAGCGTTTGAAGAATATATTACAGACAAATTTGCTGCCTGGACTTTAACCGCAGAGAAAGATATTAACACAGCTTTTAGAGAACTATCTCGCAGTGCATCAAAATACGGTGCATCCTACAGTCAAGTTACAGACCAAATTACCGAAAAATTAACTGGACAAAAAGTTAAAGTTAATGCCACAACTACCACAGAAGATGATAACTCCCCCGGTTGGGCAAAATGGGCAATGGGATTGTTATCTTTGTCTAGGGGAAATTTAGCAGGTGTTGCTTTAGCAGGTGCTGGCTTTGACTGGAAAAACATCTTATTAAATTACTTCACTGTGATTGGTATTGGGGGAATCATCACAGCAGTCACAGGTGTATTTCTCGGCCCAATTGGCTTTGCTTTATTGGGTTTAGGTGTTGGCTTTTTACAAGCAGATCAAGCACGGAAGGAGTTAGTCAAAACTGCTAAAAAAGAGTTGGTTAAATATCTCCCACAAGTAGCACATGAACAATCTCAAACTGTGTATGATGCAGTAAAAGAGTGTTTTGATGCTTATGAAAGAGAGGTGAGTAAGCGGATTAATGATGATATTACGGCTCGCAAATCTGAGTTGGATAATTTACTTAAGCAGAAAGAAACACGAGAGATTAATCGAGAAGGTGAGTTAAATCGGCTGAAGAATTTGCAAGAGGATGTTATTGCTCAGTTGCAAAAAATTGAGGCTGCTTATAGTGGTTTGTTGGCTTATTATAGGTAA
- a CDS encoding substrate-binding domain-containing protein yields MPSKLKNTSKPPSQRYITSVAIILAALGLTYAPIPGLQKTIVIVSGTELQEPLQQLATKFEQKNPNIKLQLQFQGSQDMVNKYVDQKNDFKPTVLIPANGEILTELSDRLRATNNTTPFYDSPRPIAKTILVGIAWPERGKVLFPDGRFQWQKVEQAMQASNWEKIGGTKDWGSFDFVTTDPTRSNSGQVTLNLWTEAKLGTKVDTNSFNNPSVQSLFGLVKKSVYQPPRSTDILLQEFIARGPNDADVATVYESIALYRWQQSAANQGKPYQIYYLNPSIESTATAAIVRRDVDGGTADAAKKFLDFLTEPAQQAVLVQYGFRPVNNSVDLKTVPKSPWNQNIPGAEVKPNIQTLPPPNSATFTEIQRLWERVN; encoded by the coding sequence ATGCCATCAAAATTAAAAAATACCTCTAAACCACCATCTCAGCGATATATTACGTCGGTTGCTATCATCCTCGCAGCTTTGGGTTTGACTTATGCACCCATTCCGGGATTACAAAAAACCATAGTTATTGTCAGTGGTACGGAATTACAAGAACCATTACAACAGCTAGCAACAAAATTTGAGCAGAAAAATCCTAACATTAAGTTACAATTACAATTCCAAGGTTCTCAAGATATGGTTAACAAATATGTTGACCAGAAAAATGACTTTAAACCAACTGTGTTAATTCCGGCTAATGGAGAGATTTTAACAGAATTAAGCGATCGCCTCCGCGCTACTAATAATACTACCCCTTTTTATGATTCTCCTCGACCTATCGCCAAAACTATCTTAGTCGGGATTGCCTGGCCAGAACGAGGTAAAGTTTTGTTTCCAGATGGGCGTTTTCAATGGCAAAAAGTGGAACAAGCCATGCAAGCTAGTAATTGGGAAAAAATTGGTGGCACTAAAGATTGGGGTAGCTTTGATTTTGTCACCACAGACCCCACCCGTTCTAACAGTGGTCAAGTAACATTAAACTTGTGGACAGAAGCCAAATTAGGCACAAAAGTTGACACTAATAGTTTCAATAATCCATCTGTACAATCATTATTTGGGTTGGTGAAAAAATCAGTTTATCAGCCACCCAGGTCAACAGATATTCTCTTACAAGAATTTATTGCTAGAGGCCCCAATGATGCTGATGTAGCTACAGTATACGAAAGTATAGCCCTTTATCGTTGGCAACAGTCAGCCGCAAACCAAGGCAAGCCATACCAAATCTACTACTTAAACCCCTCTATTGAGTCTACCGCTACGGCGGCAATTGTCCGTCGAGATGTGGATGGTGGAACTGCGGATGCGGCGAAGAAGTTTCTGGACTTTTTGACGGAACCTGCACAGCAAGCGGTGTTAGTCCAGTATGGGTTCCGTCCTGTCAATAACTCTGTGGATTTAAAAACTGTCCCAAAAAGTCCTTGGAACCAAAATATTCCCGGTGCAGAAGTTAAACCTAATATTCAAACCCTACCACCACCAAATTCTGCAACTTTCACAGAAATTCAGCGTCTTTGGGAACGTGTAAATTAA
- the hpsP gene encoding hormogonium polysaccharide biosynthesis glycosyltransferase HpsP — MKILQIVPSISLIYGGPSQMVLGLAPALAKAGVEVTVITTDSNGDNGQEPLDVPLGIPIKQDGYEIIYFRCAPFRRYKFSLDLLNWLRIHAHEFDLAHIHALFSPVSSAAATICRKQKLPYILRPLGTLDPADLQKKKQLKKLYVALIERRNLAGASAVHFTSEQEAKISARFGVKTQDLVIPLGVIPLQTSGENAANKWELPQDVPLLLYMSRIDPKKGLDILIPALEKLLATGSEFHFILAGTNPQDPDYEQSIKDQIANSPLRSHTTITGFVSGELKASLLQAADIFVLPSYYENFGIAVAEAMVAGIPVVISDQVHIWERVRDSNSGWVGTTDVESLVELLPQALQHPQERQQRGLNAQQYALQHFSWEAIAKQTIQAYKQIITVRK, encoded by the coding sequence ATGAAAATTTTACAAATTGTTCCATCGATTTCTCTAATTTATGGTGGCCCTAGTCAAATGGTGTTGGGGTTAGCGCCTGCTTTAGCAAAAGCGGGTGTGGAAGTTACTGTAATTACGACTGATAGTAATGGTGATAATGGACAAGAACCTTTAGATGTCCCTTTGGGTATTCCCATCAAACAAGACGGTTATGAAATAATTTATTTTCGCTGTGCGCCATTTCGCCGTTATAAATTTTCTCTAGATTTACTAAACTGGTTAAGAATTCATGCACATGAGTTTGATTTAGCCCATATTCATGCTTTATTTTCACCTGTTAGTAGTGCGGCAGCTACTATCTGTCGCAAACAAAAGTTACCTTATATTTTGCGTCCTTTAGGTACACTTGATCCGGCTGATTTACAGAAGAAAAAACAATTAAAAAAACTATATGTAGCACTGATTGAACGGCGTAATTTAGCTGGTGCATCTGCCGTCCATTTTACCAGTGAACAGGAAGCTAAAATATCAGCAAGATTTGGGGTGAAGACGCAAGATTTAGTCATTCCTTTGGGTGTAATTCCGCTACAAACAAGTGGGGAGAATGCAGCTAATAAGTGGGAATTACCACAGGATGTACCCTTACTATTATATATGTCGCGGATTGACCCGAAAAAGGGATTAGATATATTGATTCCTGCCTTGGAGAAGCTGTTAGCAACTGGAAGTGAATTCCATTTTATTTTAGCTGGGACAAATCCCCAAGACCCAGATTACGAACAGAGCATTAAAGATCAGATAGCTAATTCACCATTGCGATCGCATACTACCATCACCGGCTTTGTCAGTGGTGAACTCAAAGCTAGTCTACTGCAAGCGGCTGATATATTTGTCTTACCTTCATACTATGAAAACTTTGGTATCGCGGTTGCTGAAGCAATGGTGGCGGGGATACCTGTAGTTATTTCCGACCAAGTGCATATTTGGGAACGGGTACGGGATAGTAATTCCGGTTGGGTGGGGACAACAGATGTAGAATCACTTGTAGAACTATTGCCACAAGCGCTGCAACATCCCCAAGAACGCCAACAACGGGGATTAAATGCCCAACAGTATGCTTTACAACATTTTAGCTGGGAGGCGATCGCCAAGCAAACAATCCAAGCTTACAAGCAAATCATCACAGTCCGAAAATAG